A genomic window from Candidatus Denitrolinea symbiosum includes:
- a CDS encoding glycosyltransferase family 1 protein — MNITIFGAGSQGDIQPCLRLGKGLQRAGLQVRLAAPQNFAGLIQKEGLPFHPLYGDVQEIMTSETGQKFMEKGDTNPIRSIFAMRKMLGPVALQMAEGVLEACQDADALITPAVFAPFGKMIAERRGIPLLLVEPTPALPTRDFPAPGFPIQKNMGGILNRLSGFAALETIWQWYRPFVNEFRRRLGLRRLGSSDFFHTLVSTPLLGAYSSAVIPRPQDWPNNVHISGYWFQDDPHAWRPPVELETFLETGEAPVYIGFGSMAGHDPERFAGIAIAALKRSGKRGVIATGWGGIKTTDVPKDIFVLDSAPHGWLFPRMAAVVHHGGAGTTAEGLRAGKPTVIVPFIVDQHFWGKRVQALGAGVEPLPAKRLTETQLAGALQRTVSDAEMTRRAESVGKAIRAEDGIGAAVKIVKEFLGA; from the coding sequence ATGAACATCACCATCTTCGGCGCAGGTTCACAGGGCGACATCCAACCCTGCCTCAGGTTGGGAAAAGGCTTGCAGCGAGCAGGTTTGCAGGTTCGTCTTGCCGCTCCACAAAACTTTGCCGGTTTGATCCAAAAGGAAGGGCTGCCGTTCCATCCACTATACGGGGATGTTCAGGAAATCATGACCAGCGAGACCGGACAAAAGTTCATGGAAAAGGGAGATACAAACCCGATCCGCTCCATCTTTGCCATGCGCAAGATGCTGGGACCGGTTGCGCTGCAAATGGCAGAGGGCGTACTCGAAGCCTGCCAGGATGCCGATGCGCTTATCACCCCGGCAGTGTTCGCTCCGTTCGGAAAGATGATTGCTGAAAGGCGCGGCATCCCGCTCCTGCTGGTCGAGCCGACGCCTGCGCTTCCCACGCGGGATTTTCCCGCTCCGGGCTTTCCCATTCAGAAAAACATGGGCGGGATTCTCAACCGCCTCTCTGGCTTTGCCGCGCTGGAGACGATCTGGCAGTGGTATCGCCCCTTCGTAAACGAATTCAGGCGGCGACTTGGCTTGCGACGATTGGGCAGCTCGGATTTTTTTCACACCCTGGTCTCCACGCCGCTGTTGGGCGCTTACAGTTCGGCAGTGATTCCCCGCCCGCAGGATTGGCCGAACAATGTGCACATCAGCGGTTATTGGTTTCAAGACGACCCGCATGCCTGGCGCCCTCCCGTCGAATTGGAAACGTTTCTGGAAACGGGCGAGGCGCCGGTGTATATCGGGTTTGGAAGTATGGCGGGACACGACCCCGAGCGTTTTGCGGGAATTGCGATCGCGGCGTTGAAGAGAAGCGGAAAAAGAGGCGTGATCGCCACCGGCTGGGGCGGCATAAAGACGACAGACGTTCCGAAGGATATATTTGTGCTGGACTCTGCCCCGCACGGCTGGCTATTCCCGCGCATGGCGGCGGTTGTGCATCACGGCGGCGCGGGGACAACGGCGGAAGGGCTGCGCGCCGGGAAACCGACCGTAATCGTTCCCTTTATCGTGGATCAACACTTTTGGGGGAAAAGGGTCCAGGCATTGGGCGCGGGAGTGGAGCCGCTTCCAGCCAAAAGGTTGACCGAGACCCAATTGGCAGGAGCGCTGCAAAGGACGGTCAGCGATGCCGAGATGACACGAAGGGCGGAATCGGTCGGCAAGGCGATCCGCGCGGAGGATGGAATCGGCGCTGCGGTCAAGATCGTCAAGGAATTCCTGGGAGCATGA